One Papaver somniferum cultivar HN1 chromosome 10, ASM357369v1, whole genome shotgun sequence genomic window carries:
- the LOC113315303 gene encoding uncharacterized protein LOC113315303, whose protein sequence is MVQKNQQTTDGAIKELQTQMSAMAGRLNLLGTKNSGKLPSQPINPIETVNVVTLRSGTRTVQPKDAEKRKDPKGPVLEKEITDSAQTEEVPKMNSKPLVSTYVPPLPFSGRQVPKYARVLKDLCTNKKRLTGNEVMSVGENVSAILQKKLPPKCKDPGSFDIPVVIGNKIFGKAMLDLEASVNVMPAPIYKSLNLGPLKETRIVLELAGRSNVYPRGIIEDVLVKVNQLVFPADFVVLEMDSGSDASISLLLGRPFMKTAKTVIDVDKGTLTMEFDDEKIRFNIFGATRYPSDVHSDVHVNVVHTG, encoded by the exons ATGGTGCAAAAGAATCAACAAACAACTGATGGTgcaatcaaggagttgcagacacaaatgagcGCCATGGCAGGTAGATTGAACCTTTTGGGAACAaagaatagtgggaaactcccttctcaacctattaatccTATAGAAACTGTTAATGTTGTgacattgagaagtggtacacgaaCTGTGCAACCAAAAGATGCTGAGAAAAGAAAAGACCCCAAGGGGCCGGTCTTGGAGAAAGAGATTACTGACTCTGCCCAAACCGAGGAGGTACCTAAAATGAActctaaacctcttgtttctacttatgttcctcctttaccgtTTTCTggcag gcaagtTCCTAAATATGCTAGAGTTTTGAAAGACTTATGCACCAACAAGAAACGATTAACCGGTAATGAGGTGATGAGTGTGGGGGAAAATGTTTCTGCTATCCTCCAAAAGAAACTTCCACCTaaatgcaaggatcccggtagttTCGATATACCTGTTGTGATTGGTAATAAAATTTTTGGAAAAGCCATGCTTGATTTAGAAGCGTCGGTTAATGTTATGCCCGCACCTATTTATAAGTCTTTAAATTTGGGTCCTTTGAAAGAAACCCGTATTGTTCTTGAACTAGCTGGTCGTTCTAATGTTTACCCTAGAGGTATTATTGAAGATGTGCTTGTGAAGGTGAATCAACTCGTATTTCCAGCTGATTTTGTTGTATTGGAAATGGATAGCGGGTCGGATGCATCTATATCGCTGTTATTGGGGAGGCCTTTCATGAAAACGGCCAAAACCGTTATTGATGTTGACAAAGGAactctcactatggaatttgatgatGAAAAGATTCGCTTTAATATTTTTGGAGCAACGCggtatcctagtgatgttcattCGGATGTTCATGTTAATGTCGTACACACAGGCTAA
- the LOC113315304 gene encoding uncharacterized protein LOC113315304, whose product MVQKNQQTTDGAIKELQTQMSAMAGRLNLLGTKNSGKLPSQPINPIETVNVVTLRSGTRTVQPKDAEKRKDPKGPVLEKEISDSSQTEEVPKTNSKPLVSTYVPPLPFPGRFANKKVEQDKEILDVLKKIHVNIPLIDAIRKVPKYARVLKYLCTNKKRLTDNEVMSVGENVSAILQKKFPPKCKDPGSFDIPVVIGNKRFGKAMLDLGASVNVMPASIYESLNLGPLKETRIVLELADRSNVYPRGIIEDVLVHGNKLVFPADFVVLEMDSGSDTSITLLLGRPFLKTSKTVIDVDKGTLTMEFDDEKIRFNIFGELRYPSVVHANVVDTG is encoded by the coding sequence ATGGTGCAAAAGAATCAACAAACAACTGATGGTgcaatcaaggagttgcagacacaaatgagcGCCATGGCAGGTAGATTGAACCTTTTGGGAACAaagaatagtgggaaactcccttctcaacctattaatccTATAGAAACTGTTAATGTTGTgacattgagaagtggtacacgaaCTGTGCAACCAAAAGATGCTGAGAAAAGAAAAGACCCCAAGGGGCCGGTCTTGGAGAAAGAGATTAGTGACTCTTCCCAAACCGAGGAGGTACCTAAAACGAActctaaacctcttgtttctacttatgttcctcctttaccgtTTCCTGGCAGGTTTGCTAACAAAAAGGTGGAACAAGACAAGGAGATTTTAGATGTACTCAAGAAGATTCATGTTAATATTCCGTtgatagatgcaattaggaaagtTCCTAAATATGCTAGAGTTTTGAAATACTTATGCACCAACAAGAAAAGATTAACCGATAATGAGGTGATGAGTGTGGGAGAAAATGTTTCTGCTATCCTCCAAAAGAAATTTCCACCTaaatgcaaggatcccggtagttTCGATATACCTGTTGTGATTGGTAATAAAAGGTTTGGAAAAGCCATGCTTGATTTAGGAGCAtcggttaatgttatgcctgcatctatttATGAGTCTTTGAATTTGGGTCCTTTGAAAGAAACCCGTATTGTTCTTGAACTAGCTGATCGTTCTAATGTTTATCCTAGAGGTATTATTGAAGATGTGCTTGTGCATGGGAATAAACTCGTATTTCCAGCTGATTTCGTTGTATTGGAAATGGATAGCGGGTCGGATACATCTATAACGCTGTTATTGGGGAGGCCTTTCCTAAAAACGTCCAAAACCGTTATTGATGTTGACAAAGGAACTCTCACTATGGAATTCGATGATGAAAAGATTCGCTTTAATATTTTTGGAGAATTGCGGTATCCTAGTGTTGTTCATGCTAATGTCGTAGACACAGGCTAA